Genomic DNA from Methanofollis sp. W23:
TGCCCAGGAGGAATAATCCGGCCAGCGAGGTTGAATATTTCCGTACCGAGGAATCAATGAAATTGTTCGTGGTCACCGGGAACGTTATCAACCCTGTCAGGCTAACCCCCGCGAGTATCGTGATCAGTCCCGCTGCGACTGATAGATAAGGCCCGAATCTGCCAAGCGATATCCCCACCAGCAGGACGCAACATCCCATGATGATGTATGCGGCAACCAACCCCATGCCGAATATCAACGAGTTCATGAGACTGCTTCTCAGACCTTTGCAAGAACCGGTGACATATACCAGTATAAACCCCAATATTGCCATCAGGCAGGGTGAAAAGCCGGAGAAGAGGCCCAATGAATATGCAAGCGGGATGTTCCAACTTATTGCAGGTGGCCCGCTCTCCTCTTCGGTTCCGGAGAGAGATTGTCTGATCGCCACTCTGACATTCTCTTCGGTGATCTCCTCTCGGGGAATTTTGATCGTGCTGTTCACGACCACCGCGGGAACTTCGAAAAATCCATATTGATGCCATCGTTCCCATCCATCAGGTGTATTGACATCAATTTTTTCCACATTCAATGATTCCCCATATATTTCTTCCAGATCTGAAATTATCGGGGAGGTATCTTCGCATTCGAGACATCGGGGCGCGTGAAAATATTCTAATTGAATAACGGATGCATCGACGGTAGGAATTAAGCCGATGAAACTGATAATCACTGCAACGGCAATAACCTGGAAAATAAATCTATTGCCCATATTAATGTCCCTCGTTCACGAATCGCGTATTTCGATGAACCGGGCGGTTCAAATTCATCGGACAATACATCTCGATTCCTTTCTATGATACGAAATGATGGGCTTTTCTGCGTGCGTTATTCTATGGTTCGGAAGATGATGCGCACGCCTTCATTTCCTCTTGCTCCGAAGGATCAAAAAAGTCCCCAGTAAGGCAAGGATACTCAGATGGAGACCAAACCCCGGAACGGTCCGACCTGATGGTTCCATCTCCAGATCACATTCGTTCGTCAGATTCTCGAACTCGATTTCACGATGGAGATCTTTATACCCCTCTTTCCTGACGGTGATGTTCTGCCGGTATCCCGGTGCGTTCTCTATCAGGTACCTGCCGTCCTGGTCCGTGGTGTTCGTCACCGTGAGAGGTTCGTTGTCGAGCGTAAATTCCGACTCGAATTCTATCGATGCACCGGCGATCGGGCCGTTGTCCGGATCAGTCACCCTGCCCGAGACGGTGATCGCCGGAGGCGGGGGCAACCCGATGTGGATAGTCACGTTCAGGGTTTTTTCAGCCCGGTTTCCAAGATTATCAGTTGCTATGACAGTTATCGTGTTCTTTCCTGCGGAGACCGGCACAGAGCATGCGAATGTCGTCCCGTTCCCGCACGCAACTTCTCCTGTATTACTCTGAACAACCACATTCCGTATTCCTGAAGGAGCAGAGACTTCACCGACAACTGCAACATGAGGTGGAACGACGTCGATCCAGCCCTCATCTCCTTCACTAGGGGAGGTGACAATGAGATTTATTGGCTCTTCGGGGTGTGCCGTCTGTTCAGAGGGAAGACCGGAGCATACTGCAGGAAGCGTGATGACCATCAGTATGACAATAACCGGGGGTATATGCATTGCCGATCCCTGTCCAAAAAAGAGGGGGGGATCAACCCCACGGCGTGGCGTCGATCGGATCAAGAGTTCCGTCATTGTCATAATCACCCCAACCGATGAACCGCCTGGTGGACGTACTGATTGTTGATGTGTTGTATAAATATCTCATAACGCTGTTGGTTGAAGAAGAACATGAGACATGATTTGTATTGGTGTACATATCGTGCATCGGGCTGACAGCAAGAATACTAGACTGGCCGCAGAACGTCCCAGGTGCCTCATATTCGTCGAGGGCACCATAGAGGTGTAATGATTCATGCTCATAACTCCCGGGAACCGAATTGAACCTTCCCCAGTCTGCCTTACCCCAGTATGAAAGTGCGGTTCTGTCTGCATAACCCTGATCCGGGCCTACCGCATAGCCACCCATATCGTCATGGGTCAAATACAAGAGTATAACCGTATCTGCTCCAGACCAACTTTTGATCGATCTCGCCATGTCATCTGTCGTTCGTCCATCACCGTTGCTATCAGAATAGCCAATATTACTTGCCGCTTCTTCCATCCACCCATTTACTCCCCAGGCATCGCTATTATCACCAGTATTTGCTCCAGAAACAGTTACAGTATAAATCCCGCCTTCGTTGACAGCATTAGCACCTGAAGGCGCTTGTTGTCTTATTTCATGTGTCCCATAATATGCATCATCCAGTGCGTCATCTTGATGTGTGGTGGTCCATGCTCCGTCACTGCTTTGAGTCTGGAAATTCGTGATAATGTAAAGGTAGTACATCTTTCCATGTGCGTAGGGTGCTGACCGAGTACTGGGAGAAATGTAATGCTTGATCTGGTTATCGGGTGGGAAGAAGTCACAGTGATAGTTCTGATGATCCTTCGCAAGTTGTTCTCTGTGCGTCTGGACAAAAGCTACGGTTTGCTCAGTATTGAGCCCTAGAACGGAGCCTAATTCTTTGCCAAAGATGTCCAGATCATGTATGCGGTAATAACCATCGTCCACATCATAATACCTGACCAGTACTTTTTCTTCAAGGTGTTGGGAATATCTCTTGATCTCTTCCTCGGATAAGTCCCATTTCATCTTTTCGTTCCAATAGGTCAGGTAGGTTATTGTACTCTCGATGATCACTCCATCGTCTTTTTCCCTGAGGGACTGTAATTTTTCATCCGATGGTACAACAACCGGCTCCGGTACGGGCACATCGATACCGATGATGTTTGTTTTCTCACATTTTTCGTCGCTGGCGCTCACTAACGGCACCATCGTCACGCTCACCAGCACTACTGCTAGGAGCATGGAGAATGCCCGCGTTCCAATTCTTTTTACCATGTGTCTTTCCTCCATTCTCTCCCAGAGGCAGACGTACACGCTTAAGTAGAGGAGACGCGTACATTCCCTTTGCCTCCGGGCAGTGTGGGGGTCCGTCAGCACCTAGACATTGGCAACGGAACCCTACTGGGGGACCGAATCGGCCTCCACGGCGTCAAATATATTTGTATTAATATATGTAGTTTCTCGCACGATCGTCTAATTGTCGTCGGGATTTCGCTCGCCCTAACGGACATGTATGACCTAAAAAATGTACATGCTGATTTCCCGGATCTCTCGGTAGCCCGTTGGTGTGATAACATTCTCTTGTGCGTCTTCGATCTTCTGCTCCTACACGAGATGGATTGGTCGGTGATCGGACGTGCTGCCTCCTGAAGGAGTGCTCACTCGCGGCTTCCTCGCCGCCCTCCTACCACAAAAAAGAGGAAAATCTGCTCTGTAGAATACCTCACCCTTGGTTCGAGTATGATTCAAACGCCTTCCCACAGCCCCACACCGGAGGCTCAGCCCTCGAAACCCTGGGATGACATGGGTCAGGGAAGGCGGCATGGGCGACCATGACGAGGGCGTTGCCGTCCTCGACCCTATCATGTGGCAGGGTGTGTGCGGGGGGGGGGCGGCCAGCCTCCCACAGAGATGGTCATAGAGAGGATTTACCATGAAAATGATCCAGAAGATCCTCTCTTCAAGTTTGCATGAGATTTTGAACTCGTCATATCACGTTGAAGCCAATACACAGGGGATAGAAAATTCTTCTCATGGATCGGCCGCCCCCATCGACGAGATTTCCCTGCCATCTCGCGCCGGGGGCTCTGCCCCCGGACCCCCCACAGACCGAAGATAGGTGGGGGCGGCGATGGAGCGGTGTTCACACCAGTTCCCCTGTCACAAGGAGAAGGATCAAAGATCCTTCCACACCCAGAGACCTGCGCTATGAAATTTTCATCCCATATGCTTGAGGCGTGCTTTCCTCTCATGAAAAAAATTACTATGAAAATGATCCAGAAGACCATCACTCCAAGATTGCATGGCGATTTTACTCCACCAAACACCTTCTAGACTGATACGCAGAGGACAGATACTCCGTATGAACGATTCTCCCTTTTGCCTTCCCCGCCCAATCGCAATCCCGGGGGTCCGGGGGCAGCGCCCCCGGCACGAAGATGTGGGAAGGCGTGATAGAATGATCAGACGTGCCGCCCCGATCATAGAATCTTCCCCGCTGTCTCGCGCCGGGGGGCGTTGCCGCCCGGACCCCCCACGGACCGAAGATAGGTGGGGGCGGCATGATGCTCGACTTTGATTCACTCCTCGAACGCAAGGATGAGGGTCAAGAATCAATCCAGATCTGATCCGATATTTTCATCCCGTATGCTTGAGGCGTGTTCTCGCCTCATGAAAAATTCTACAGAGCCAAAAAAAGAAGAAAAAAACTCTCAGATAATATGCCCGGGGATATCGTCCTTCAGGTACCAGTCGCAGTACAGACAGTGCAGCCCCCGCTTTGTCACCTCGAACCTGCTCTTGATCGGTTCGTTGGTGTTGGAGATGCACCCTGGATTCGGGCACCTGACCACGCCCAGGAGCACCTGCGGGATCTCGACTCCCATCTTCTCGCAGACCAGGTAGTCCCTGATGATGTTGATCGTGGCATGTGGGGCGATGAGGGCGATGCGGTCGACCTCCTCGGCGCAGAGTTCGCGCTCCTCGATCTTGACGATGTCCTTCTTGCCCGACTTCTCGCTTGCCACATTGGTGGCGATGGAGAGGCACTCGTCGGTCGTCCCGGTGATCCCGAGGATCTTGAGGACATTGAGGGCCTCGCCCGCGGTGATGTGGTCGATCACTGTCCCGTTCCTGATCGGACTGATCTGTAACAGCACCCCTGGTTCCTCTTTCATCTCATCACCTCCAGGAGGAGGGCCATCCTGATCGGGACGCCGTTCCTTGCCTGCTGGAAATATTTTGCGTGCGGGAGGGCGTCGACCCTGGGGTCGATCTCGTCGACCCGCGGCAGCGGGTGGAGGACGATCATCTGCTCCCGCGCTCCCGCGAGGAGTTCTGGGGTGACCCGGTAGCTCGAGGCCACGGCGTAGTACGAGGCCGAGTCAGGGAAACGCTCGCGCTGGATCCTGGTGACGTACATCACGTCGAGGCCCCGCGTGAACTCCTTGATCTCGTCGTGGACCACGATCTCGACGCCCCGCTCGCGCAGTTCCTCGACGACGTTGGGGGGCATCTCCAGGCCCTCGGGGGCGAGGGTGTGGATGGTGACGTCGTACTGCGTGAGGGCGTAGGCGAGCGAGTGGGCCGTCCGCCCGTAGCGCAGGTCGCCGAGGAGCCCCACATCGATCCCTTCGAGCGGCATCGCCTGCCTGATCGTGTACAGGTCGATGAGTGTCTGGGACGGGTGCTGCCCTGCGCCGTCGCCGGCATTCAGGACCGGGACCGAGGCAAACTCGCTGGCCAGTTGGGCCGCCCCTTCCTTGGGGTGGCGGAGCACGATGGCGTCGGCATACCCGCTCACCACCCTGATGGTGTCGGCAAGGGTCTCGCCCTTCACGACCGAACTCGCCTCCACGCCGCCCATGTCGATGCAGGCCCCGCCGAGCCTGGCCATCGCCGCCTCAAACGACATCCGCGTCCTGGTCGAGGGCTCGAAGAAGAGCACCCCGAGGATCCTGTCCTCAAGGGCCTTGTGGTCATAGTTCCCCTCATCGATCGCCGCCGCCCGGTCGAGGAGGGCGTCGATCTCCGCCTTCTCAAACTCCTTGATTGAGATGATATGTTGCCGCATCTTACCGCCTTGCAATCGTGATGTAGCCAGAGTGTCCGACCCGCGTCGACGGTCGTGTGCCGCGTTTGCCCCGCGTCATCTCGCGCTCCATGCACTCATAGGTGTGCACCTCTGAGAAGAGCGTTGCGGCGGCGTCATAGGCCGCCCTCATCCCCTCGATGAAGGGGGTGTAGCAGGCAAGGTAACCGCCAGAGACCAGGAGGGCGTGGGCGCGGGCGACATGCTCGGCCGTGACCGGAAGGTCGAGGTGGACGATCTCGAAGCACGCCTCGCCCTCCACTTCGAGGACGTCGCAGGCCCGCACCTCGACGTTCTCAAGCCCGGCATCCTGGATGTTCTTCTCGGCCCGCTTTGCAAACTCAGGCCTCACCTCGCAGGTGACCACCGTCCGGGCGATCCCGCCAAAATAGATCGCGGCGATCCCGCTCCCGGTCCCCGCGTCCAGGACACGGTCGTTCTTGCTCATTCCGGTATAGGCGATGACCATCCCGATGTCCTTGGGGAGCATCGGGGCCCCGGTCCTGGAGGCATGGGTGAAGAAGTCGGTGGCGCGTGGCCGCCGCACCGTGAACTCGTGCCCGAGGTGGGTGGCGGCGGTGCTCCCGGGCGCCGCCCCGACCAGGGTGGCCAGGTCGAGGATCCCGAGGTCGGTGGAGAGGGTGCCCTCGCCGGCGCGTACATAGTACTCCCGTTTGCTTGAGACAAGGAGCACCCGCTCCCCTGCCTGGATCATGCGCCGGTCAGCCGCAGGATCGCCTCGGCGATATCGCCGTTGGTGGCGGTGAGTGCCTCAAGTGCGGCTTCTGCAGAGGCGTTGGTCTGTGCCATCACCAGTTTGACGTCTTCGTCAGGGATCTCGATGGCCGCAGGCTCGAACCGCGCCTCGCCATTGATCTGGTAGGTGGTGGTCCCCTGCATGAGCGTGGCCACGACCTCGGCCTCGTCGAAGACATAGTTCCCTTTCTCGGTCTCGATGACGACCCGCTTGACGTCCTCAAGCGTCTCCATCTGCATGCCGAGCTGTCTCATCATCTGTTTCATCTTTCTTGGATTGATCTTTCCGCCTGGAAACACGTTTACTTCCCTCCTTTCCGTACCTTTACCGCTACTCCATAATCAAATGCCATCATTTCGTCGCCTGAAAGGGCGGCCTCGCCGGTCCCGAGGAGGTCGTCGCCCTCACGCACCACCAGCACCTCGTCGCCCGGGCGGATCCCTGGGTCGGCGGCGATGACGTGTTTGGCAAAGGCGTTCTTCCCCTGCGCCACGAACTCGGCGGCGTCCTCCATCATCACGACCCGATAGGCCGGGGCCTGGATGCCGGTTTTGAGCCGCCGTGCTCCTTCGATCCCGAGGGTGAACCGTCCGTCCTGGGCCCTGAGGGTGACAAGCCGTTTCTTGTCCAGCATCACCTGTCTGATCCGCCTGGTCCTGGACCTGACGAACCGGCACCCTTCAGGGAAGAGGGCCTCGCCTGCTCCGCGTCCGAACTGGAAGTCGGCGATGGCCCGAACCTGCTCCAGCGCGCGCGCTCCTGATCTTCCTGTCACAACACACAGACTCCTGTTTGCGGGTCCTGCCGTCTCTGCCCCCGCAGGGGCTGGTCGGTCAGTACTTGGGTGTCAGGTGGATTTAACATGTGGGGATGGAGATGGGAGAGCAGGGTGTCGCCATCTGTTCTGGCGGGGATAGGATGGCACAGGCAGGGAGGTCATCCCAAAACTCACTGGTCCTCCTCCTCACCGATTGAGAACAGTGGATGACAATGAAGAGATCCCAGTTTTTTCATCGCGCACCCATGCATCTGTCGCCTTCCCCCTCCCCCCGCCGGGGGCGCTGCCCCCGGACCCCCGGGATGGCGATGGGAACGGGAAGGCAGAATCGATGACCATGACGAAGGGGATGCTGTCCTCGTTCTATCGTGCCGCAGGGGGGTCCGGGGGGCGTGCCGCCCCCCGGTCGAGGAAAGGATTTAGAATTTCTGGAAGGGAGCACTCTGGTTCGATGAGAAGGTTTACTTCCAGAGAGTTTTGGGATATGTTCGAAGACTGATAGGTCTTTGATAGGGTCTCTGGCAAGAAATGATGGGAAGGCACGTCGGTCAGGTTCATCGTAGAATTTTTGCTCAGAGACATTCTCGAACTCGCTGTAGCTCCGTGTCTCGAAAAATTGAAAGTCACTCGATGGCGAGGGGCGTTCACTCTCGCCGGTCGCACTGCCGCCCGATGCAGGCGTCGACCAGGCCGACAAACTCCTCCTCGGCTTCCTTTGGGATGAAGGCCCCTGCGGCGATGGCATGGCCGCCGCCCGCACCGTTGAAGGGTGCGGTCGCCTCGACGAGCGCCGCCTGGAGGTCGACCCCGGCCTCGACCATCTGGTCGGTCGCCCGCATCGAGACCTTGGTGAGGGAGGGGTCTTCGGGGAGCGAGCACATCACCAGGATCGGTTTGTCTGAGTGCAGTTTGGAGAGGGCCATCCCGGCGCCGATCCCGACGACGGTGTCAGGGAAGCGGTCGCCCACGTGGATGTACTGGACGGCGCTGCGTTCTTCCACCCCGGTCCTCAGGATGTAGTGCATCAGGTCCTTGATCGCCGCCCGGTGGTGGGTGAGCATGTGCTCGGCCTCCCTGAAGGCGACGCCCCGGTCACCGGCGCAGACGGTGGCCCCGACCTCTGGCCTGGCCCAGCGCCCGCAGGCATTGAGGAGGGTGGAGAACTCGGCGGCGTTTCGCAGGGGGGTGTGCGGGGTCTCGTCAGGGAAGAGGTAGAGTTCGGCGGTGAGTTTGTCGACGTCCCCGCCGGCGGCGACGACCTGCTCGGCCAGGACCGAGGTGACGGTCCGGCGCTCGCCCTCGTCAAGGTCTTCCCAGACCCGCCACTTGCCGTTCCCGGTCCTGGTCTGGATCCCGTGGCGTTCCAGGAGCCGGCGGGCGCCCCTGGGGTTGCCGGTCACGCCAGGCACCCTGGTCTCGTTGCTGTAGGCAAGGCAGATGTGAAGGGGCCTGGTGGAGATCCCGAAGACATTGAGGTCGCGGCGGGCGGTCACGTTCCCGTACTCGATCCCGTCCGCGGCGATCGCCCTCGCCGGACCGATGAGCCCGCAGTCTTCCCTGGCCATCATGTCCCCGACATTCCCGATGACTGCGAGTTTGGCCAGGTCGCGGTTGTCGGCATCGATCGCCCTGGCGACGAGGTACGCCGCCCCTGCGGCCGAGAACTTGGAGTGGCCGTACGGGAGGGCGTTCACCTGGAGATAGGGGGTATTGGATTCCTGCGAGACGTGGTGGTCGACGATCACCACCTCGTCTGTCGAGAGTCCGTGCTCTTCGAG
This window encodes:
- a CDS encoding DHH family phosphoesterase, which produces MSLEGEVREAADTILDADEVTVISHIDADGITSLSVLMQAITRAGVKATPVFLRQLEPLMMHRVPQDDTLKVFSDFGAGQQHLLEEHGLSTDEVVIVDHHVSQESNTPYLQVNALPYGHSKFSAAGAAYLVARAIDADNRDLAKLAVIGNVGDMMAREDCGLIGPARAIAADGIEYGNVTARRDLNVFGISTRPLHICLAYSNETRVPGVTGNPRGARRLLERHGIQTRTGNGKWRVWEDLDEGERRTVTSVLAEQVVAAGGDVDKLTAELYLFPDETPHTPLRNAAEFSTLLNACGRWARPEVGATVCAGDRGVAFREAEHMLTHHRAAIKDLMHYILRTGVEERSAVQYIHVGDRFPDTVVGIGAGMALSKLHSDKPILVMCSLPEDPSLTKVSMRATDQMVEAGVDLQAALVEATAPFNGAGGGHAIAAGAFIPKEAEEEFVGLVDACIGRQCDRRE
- the pyrI gene encoding aspartate carbamoyltransferase regulatory subunit; this encodes MKEEPGVLLQISPIRNGTVIDHITAGEALNVLKILGITGTTDECLSIATNVASEKSGKKDIVKIEERELCAEEVDRIALIAPHATINIIRDYLVCEKMGVEIPQVLLGVVRCPNPGCISNTNEPIKSRFEVTKRGLHCLYCDWYLKDDIPGHII
- the pyrB gene encoding aspartate carbamoyltransferase: MRQHIISIKEFEKAEIDALLDRAAAIDEGNYDHKALEDRILGVLFFEPSTRTRMSFEAAMARLGGACIDMGGVEASSVVKGETLADTIRVVSGYADAIVLRHPKEGAAQLASEFASVPVLNAGDGAGQHPSQTLIDLYTIRQAMPLEGIDVGLLGDLRYGRTAHSLAYALTQYDVTIHTLAPEGLEMPPNVVEELRERGVEIVVHDEIKEFTRGLDVMYVTRIQRERFPDSASYYAVASSYRVTPELLAGAREQMIVLHPLPRVDEIDPRVDALPHAKYFQQARNGVPIRMALLLEVMR
- a CDS encoding nascent polypeptide-associated complex protein gives rise to the protein MFPGGKINPRKMKQMMRQLGMQMETLEDVKRVVIETEKGNYVFDEAEVVATLMQGTTTYQINGEARFEPAAIEIPDEDVKLVMAQTNASAEAALEALTATNGDIAEAILRLTGA
- a CDS encoding PUA domain-containing protein; this encodes MTGRSGARALEQVRAIADFQFGRGAGEALFPEGCRFVRSRTRRIRQVMLDKKRLVTLRAQDGRFTLGIEGARRLKTGIQAPAYRVVMMEDAAEFVAQGKNAFAKHVIAADPGIRPGDEVLVVREGDDLLGTGEAALSGDEMMAFDYGVAVKVRKGGK
- a CDS encoding carboxypeptidase regulatory-like domain-containing protein, yielding MTMTELLIRSTPRRGVDPPLFFGQGSAMHIPPVIVILMVITLPAVCSGLPSEQTAHPEEPINLIVTSPSEGDEGWIDVVPPHVAVVGEVSAPSGIRNVVVQSNTGEVACGNGTTFACSVPVSAGKNTITVIATDNLGNRAEKTLNVTIHIGLPPPPAITVSGRVTDPDNGPIAGASIEFESEFTLDNEPLTVTNTTDQDGRYLIENAPGYRQNITVRKEGYKDLHREIEFENLTNECDLEMEPSGRTVPGFGLHLSILALLGTFLILRSKRK
- a CDS encoding methyltransferase domain-containing protein; protein product: MIQAGERVLLVSSKREYYVRAGEGTLSTDLGILDLATLVGAAPGSTAATHLGHEFTVRRPRATDFFTHASRTGAPMLPKDIGMVIAYTGMSKNDRVLDAGTGSGIAAIYFGGIARTVVTCEVRPEFAKRAEKNIQDAGLENVEVRACDVLEVEGEACFEIVHLDLPVTAEHVARAHALLVSGGYLACYTPFIEGMRAAYDAAATLFSEVHTYECMEREMTRGKRGTRPSTRVGHSGYITIARR
- a CDS encoding cytochrome c biogenesis protein CcdA; its protein translation is MGNRFIFQVIAVAVIISFIGLIPTVDASVIQLEYFHAPRCLECEDTSPIISDLEEIYGESLNVEKIDVNTPDGWERWHQYGFFEVPAVVVNSTIKIPREEITEENVRVAIRQSLSGTEEESGPPAISWNIPLAYSLGLFSGFSPCLMAILGFILVYVTGSCKGLRSSLMNSLIFGMGLVAAYIIMGCCVLLVGISLGRFGPYLSVAAGLITILAGVSLTGLITFPVTTNNFIDSSVRKYSTSLAGLFLLGMLFSIVKAPCAAPMILILLSKILIDGTIQDLSLLLIFGLGVLTPFIGIGIFGGYVSLSKIREYREIMKVSSGIILIGFGVWLLF